In Musa acuminata AAA Group cultivar baxijiao chromosome BXJ2-8, Cavendish_Baxijiao_AAA, whole genome shotgun sequence, one genomic interval encodes:
- the LOC135619619 gene encoding serine/threonine-protein phosphatase PP1 isoform X1, whose amino-acid sequence MDPEVLDGIIGRLLEVRTARPGTLVRLAEAEIQQLCTVSRQIFLGQPNLLELEAPIKICGDIHGQYSDLLRLFEYGGFPPVANYLFLGDYVDRGKQSLETICLLLAYKIKYPENFFLLRGNHECASINRIYGFYDECKRRFSVRLWKIFSECFNCLPVAAVIDDKILCMHGGLSPDLSKLDQIKSLPRPCDVPESGLLCDLLWADPGRDVQGWGENDRGVSWTFGADKVSEFLLKQDLDLVCRAHQVVEDGYEFFADKQLVTIFSAPNYCGEFDNAGAMMSVDETLMCSFQILQPAEKKPKSLLPTRI is encoded by the exons ATGGACCCGGAAGTGCTTGATGGCATCATCGGCCGGCTGCTGGAGGTGCGGACGGCGAGGCCCGGCACACTGGTCCGGCTCGCGGAGGCGGAGATCCAGCAGCTCTGCACCGTCTCCCGCCAGATCTTCCTCGGCCAGCCCAACCTCCTGGAGCTTGAAGCCCCCATCAAGATCTGCG GTGACATTCATGGCCAGTATAGTGATCTCTTAAGGCTTTTTGAGTATGGAGGTTTTCCTCCAGTTGCCAATTATCTATTTTTAGGTGATTATGTGGATCGGGGAAAGCAAAGCTTAGAAACAATATGCCTTCTTCTTGCATACAAAATTAAGTATCCAGAGAACTTTTTCCTTCTGCGTGGAAATCATGAATGTGCTTCAATAAATAGGATATATGGATTTTATGATGAATGTAAGAGGAGGTTTAGTGTGAGACTCTGGAAGATCTTCAGTGAATGCTTTAACTGCCTTCCTGTAGCTGCCGTTATTGATGACAAGATCTTATGCATGCATGGTGGCCTTTCCCCTGATCTCTCCAAGTTGGATCAAATTAAGAGTTTACCTCGGCCATGTGATGTACCTGAAAGCGGTTTACTATGTGACTTACTTTGGGCAGATCCTGGTAGAGATGTTCAAGGTTGGGGAGAGAATGACAGAGGGGTCTCTTGGACTTTTGGTGCTGATAAAGTTTCTGAGTTCTTATTAAAACAAGATTTAGATCTTGTCTGCAGGGCACATCAG GTTGTGGAGGATGGCTATGAATTCTTTGCCGACAAACAACTTGTGACGATATTCTCAGCCCCAAATTATTGTGGTGAATTTGATAATGCTGGTGCTATGATGAGTGTTGATGAAACTTTGATGTGCTCTTTCCAAATTCTCCAGCCTGCTGAAAAAAAACCAAAATCTCTGTTGCCAACCAGAATTTAA
- the LOC135619619 gene encoding serine/threonine-protein phosphatase PP1 isoform X2: MTRMLGNCSSMPGCCFMHDEAPMADLNIDGPWLFGQGDIHGQYSDLLRLFEYGGFPPVANYLFLGDYVDRGKQSLETICLLLAYKIKYPENFFLLRGNHECASINRIYGFYDECKRRFSVRLWKIFSECFNCLPVAAVIDDKILCMHGGLSPDLSKLDQIKSLPRPCDVPESGLLCDLLWADPGRDVQGWGENDRGVSWTFGADKVSEFLLKQDLDLVCRAHQVVEDGYEFFADKQLVTIFSAPNYCGEFDNAGAMMSVDETLMCSFQILQPAEKKPKSLLPTRI; this comes from the exons ATGACCAGAATGTTAGGAAATTGTTCGTCGATGCCTGGCTGCTGTTTTATGCATGATGAGGCACCCATGGCTGATCTCAACATAGACGGGCCATGGCTCTTTGGCCAAG GTGACATTCATGGCCAGTATAGTGATCTCTTAAGGCTTTTTGAGTATGGAGGTTTTCCTCCAGTTGCCAATTATCTATTTTTAGGTGATTATGTGGATCGGGGAAAGCAAAGCTTAGAAACAATATGCCTTCTTCTTGCATACAAAATTAAGTATCCAGAGAACTTTTTCCTTCTGCGTGGAAATCATGAATGTGCTTCAATAAATAGGATATATGGATTTTATGATGAATGTAAGAGGAGGTTTAGTGTGAGACTCTGGAAGATCTTCAGTGAATGCTTTAACTGCCTTCCTGTAGCTGCCGTTATTGATGACAAGATCTTATGCATGCATGGTGGCCTTTCCCCTGATCTCTCCAAGTTGGATCAAATTAAGAGTTTACCTCGGCCATGTGATGTACCTGAAAGCGGTTTACTATGTGACTTACTTTGGGCAGATCCTGGTAGAGATGTTCAAGGTTGGGGAGAGAATGACAGAGGGGTCTCTTGGACTTTTGGTGCTGATAAAGTTTCTGAGTTCTTATTAAAACAAGATTTAGATCTTGTCTGCAGGGCACATCAG GTTGTGGAGGATGGCTATGAATTCTTTGCCGACAAACAACTTGTGACGATATTCTCAGCCCCAAATTATTGTGGTGAATTTGATAATGCTGGTGCTATGATGAGTGTTGATGAAACTTTGATGTGCTCTTTCCAAATTCTCCAGCCTGCTGAAAAAAAACCAAAATCTCTGTTGCCAACCAGAATTTAA
- the LOC135619619 gene encoding serine/threonine-protein phosphatase PP1 isoform X3: protein MMLMCDIHGQYSDLLRLFEYGGFPPVANYLFLGDYVDRGKQSLETICLLLAYKIKYPENFFLLRGNHECASINRIYGFYDECKRRFSVRLWKIFSECFNCLPVAAVIDDKILCMHGGLSPDLSKLDQIKSLPRPCDVPESGLLCDLLWADPGRDVQGWGENDRGVSWTFGADKVSEFLLKQDLDLVCRAHQVVEDGYEFFADKQLVTIFSAPNYCGEFDNAGAMMSVDETLMCSFQILQPAEKKPKSLLPTRI, encoded by the exons ATGATGTTAATGT GTGACATTCATGGCCAGTATAGTGATCTCTTAAGGCTTTTTGAGTATGGAGGTTTTCCTCCAGTTGCCAATTATCTATTTTTAGGTGATTATGTGGATCGGGGAAAGCAAAGCTTAGAAACAATATGCCTTCTTCTTGCATACAAAATTAAGTATCCAGAGAACTTTTTCCTTCTGCGTGGAAATCATGAATGTGCTTCAATAAATAGGATATATGGATTTTATGATGAATGTAAGAGGAGGTTTAGTGTGAGACTCTGGAAGATCTTCAGTGAATGCTTTAACTGCCTTCCTGTAGCTGCCGTTATTGATGACAAGATCTTATGCATGCATGGTGGCCTTTCCCCTGATCTCTCCAAGTTGGATCAAATTAAGAGTTTACCTCGGCCATGTGATGTACCTGAAAGCGGTTTACTATGTGACTTACTTTGGGCAGATCCTGGTAGAGATGTTCAAGGTTGGGGAGAGAATGACAGAGGGGTCTCTTGGACTTTTGGTGCTGATAAAGTTTCTGAGTTCTTATTAAAACAAGATTTAGATCTTGTCTGCAGGGCACATCAG GTTGTGGAGGATGGCTATGAATTCTTTGCCGACAAACAACTTGTGACGATATTCTCAGCCCCAAATTATTGTGGTGAATTTGATAATGCTGGTGCTATGATGAGTGTTGATGAAACTTTGATGTGCTCTTTCCAAATTCTCCAGCCTGCTGAAAAAAAACCAAAATCTCTGTTGCCAACCAGAATTTAA